The segment ggcatgcaggatcttagttccacaccccctgcagtggaatctcAGAGTCTTaaggctggaccaccagggaagtccctcctgtcTTTTGTTGTTGACATTTTTTCCTGCAGTGTAAAGAAGACTAAATGGAAAAGACTAAAAAAGTCTGTTGTTACTGTATGGCTGATTATAAAGTTAATGTTCTCTGTAAATTTCCaaataatatagatatatatggagCAGAAAATGAAAGTTTCCCTGTAATCTTATCCTCCAGAAAACAGTATTAATGATGTGTATCCTCTTCTAGTCATTTTTCTGTGCATATTGAAGTCTATTGAGTGCTTATTAATcagcaggcactgttctaaaccaTTTGACAAAGTTAAGTCatgtaatcctcacagcaacccttTATAGGAGAGCTATCATTATCCTGTCTtaagctgaggaaactgagccttagGAGCTCATCACATGGTGAATGAGTGGCAGAGCCCgaacttgaacccaggctccaGGTTCATACTCTTGGCCACTCTGCTAGTTCGCCTCTGATGGGATGGGAAGGAGACTTTCTACCATGGCTGCCcctttatattttgaattttggaCCATGTGAATGTATCACATTCCAAAacataaaagactgaaaaaaatcagtaacAAATTTTTAGAACACTAAGCCACCATTCCTAAGTGACTCTTCTAAGCCATCAGAAACCACATTGTTTCCCAGAGAACGCTAATCAATACTCTGtgatggcctatatgggaaagaatctaaaatggagtgggtatatgtataatGATTCATTCTGCTGTACAGAGAAACtaaccaacattgtaaatcagctataccccaaaataaataaactatagaagttaaaaaatacaaagaaaccataCTTTGGGGTCTCTTTGCTCCAGAGTCTCAAGCTGGAGGCTGAGGGAAATGGGATTGTGGATTTGATGATGACATTGTACCGCATCTCTCCCATTCCCAGCATCTCTCCAGGTTTGCTGAGTTTGCACCTGAGGATCTCCCATCTCTACATACACACATGGGCCCTGCTCCAGCAGGGAGACCCGGAAGAGTTGGGACAGACCCACATTACCAGCTAGAGGCCGGGGGCTGCAGTTAGACACAAAGGCCTGTCTCTGACTCCTGGCTTCCCTGCATTGGTCCTCAGCATGTAGGTGATGAGGTCACTGTTAGCTGGTCTGTGTGACTCCCCAGCACCAGAGTGCTGCCCCACTCCGGCCTCCTCAGCATGGATCTTCCTGTTTTGTGTAACTTGGCACATCTTTGTTATGCCTTCAGATAGACCATGGCCCTGAGAGCATGTGGCTTGATCATCTTCCGAAGACGCCTCATCCCCAAGGTGGACAACACTGCCATTGAGTTTCTACTGCTACAGGCATCAGATGGCATTCATCACTGGACTCCTCCCAAAGGTGGGAGGCCAGGGGGTGGGCTGTGGGGAAATGCCAAGCGCTGTTCAGAAATCCACGCTGCCAGGCACCCTACAGCACTTGCTTCCCAGTGATTGTGTAGCAGGAGGTGGGTGTGTGGGCAGAAACTCTCGGCCCTTCCTGCATACAAGGTCTACATGCCAGGCCAGGAGAACCAAAATAGAACTCTGACTGAATACCAGGTTTTCTTGTATCGGTCACCGGAGCGTCAGCCTCTCCAGTGAATTTTTGGGGAAGGAGAAGAGGCACTGGTCTGGCAGCTGGGGACCCTGGGGCCAGGTCATTACTCGGCTACAGGTTAAGAGTGAACAGCCCCCAGACAGAAGGGAGCAGAGACTTTAAGGgaaagtggggtgggggagaggtgaACAAGGCTCCTCCAGGGTTGgaggagggcttctctggtagctcagatggtaaagaatctgcctgcagtttgagagacctgggttcgaaccctgggttgggaaaatcccctggagaagggaatgactacccactctagtattcttgcctggagaattccatagacagagaagcctggcgggctgtagtccatggggtcataagagtcggatgtgactgagcaactaacatcttAGGGTTGGAGAACAAGGAAGTGGAAACAGGAAAAACAGTTGGCACATTTGAGTTCCACTGAGgagaaacaaagtgaaaaaaaaaaaaaagaggtgtcACCAATACTATGAATAGGAATATTCACACTTGCCTCCTGATCACCTGAGTCACACTGCATGGTGCCTCtcaatgaaaaatttcaaaggaaATCTCTGAATTTTCCCTGCCTTAGgcgagggctgctgctgctgctgctaagtcgattcagtcgtgtccgactctgtgcgaccccatagacaacagcccaccaggctccccggtccctgggattctccaggcaagaacactggagtgggttgccagttccttccccaatgcatgaaagtgaaaagtgaaagtgaagtcactcagttgtgcccaactcttagcgaccccatggactgcagcccaccaggctcctccatccatgggagtttccaggcaagagtactggagtggggtgggagaAGTTACCATCTTAGCACTGATGGGCAGAATGCTGAATAGATGCTGTTGGGTGGGGTGTGCTCAGAGGTTCCCACACAGTTCTGAGGGAAGGTCAGGCATCCCGAATCAGCGTCACCTCTCTGCCCACCAGCatccctcccacctgccttcccCGATGCAGTACCTGCCTGGCTTTGTGTCCACGGCTACATGAGGTGCTTCCAGAGAAAATTCCCCAGCAGCCATGGACAGAAATGGAATTTTAAGTCCAGACTCCTGGTTGCTTTCTGTGGGAGCTATGCAGCAGCAGACTGGGGCGCTGCTCTGGGGACCCCCGGGATGGAGGAGACTAGGATGTAGCCCTGTCTTTGAGCTAAGAAGAGAACAGCTAAGAATTCCTGCTTCCCAGGAGCTCCCGAACCAGGAGGCCCCCAGCAACTTGTTGAAGCCATGTGTTGATCGAGGCTGCCAGACCCCTCCCAGGCCTTCTTGGCCCCCTTGGACAAGCTGAGAATTTACAGGGAGGGCCTTGAGGCAAAGCCGAGGGCTGCTCCCAGTCTGCAGAGCTTCAAGTTCTCTTACAACAGTTTCTTGGCAGTTGTCTGCTTGGGTTTGGGCCTTGCCAACAAATTTTCTTAGAACTGGCTCTCGGCTTGTCCTTAGTCTAAGTTCCCATCAGGACTTTCCCTATGAAACTAGAATCTGGCCTTACTCAGAAAGATGAAAACAATTTGGAAGAGCCTTGATAGCTACTTGGAAACAGCTGCCGGTGCCTTGGTATAGGGTTTAGAGCCTGACCGTTGGCCCTGGGACTTCGGGCACCAACTGCAGACGGTGTTAGTCCTCACTATGGGCTATAAGCGAAGAACTCCCTCTTCAGCCAGCTCCCACCTGGCAAGAAAGGACCACCCTTCCTTGGGAAAGTCACGGTAAGGTCTCCCAGGGAAGGGTTTCCCTGAGAACATGGGATGAAGAGAGCTCCAGAGAAAAATAGAGCAGAGGTCTGGGGGAGGCCAACTTCCACATCGAGGAGCAGCATTCTAGACCAGACTTGCCAAATATATggtttgtttctctctctgtagcaaagatggggtggggaaggggcttGCCCAGACACCACAGAGCCAGACCCTACATGTCCTGTACCCTATTCCCTGCCAGTTTAGGATATTGCTAAAGCCTAGCAACACCTAGAAAAGTCACCACAGACCCAGCTTTAAATCATCTGACCTGGAAAATCTAGCTTTGTTGACGATTGTAtttgcttcctcttcttttttcctcaCCAGGCCATGTGGAACCAGGAGAAAGTGACTTGGAAACAGCCCTTCGGGAGACCCAGGAGGAAGCAGGCATAGAAGCAGGCCAGCTGACCATTATTGAGGGCTTCAGAAGGGAGCTCAGGTACGTGGCCAGAGAGAAGCCTAAAATCGTCATCTACTGGCTGGCGGAGGTAAAGGACTGCGATGTGGAGGTCCGCCTCTCCCGCGAGCACCAAGCCTACCGCTGGCTGGAGCTGGAGGATGCCTGCCAGTTGGCTCAGTTTGAGGAGATGAAGGCGGCACTCCAAGAAGGACACCAGTTTCTCTGCTCCACAGCGACCTGAACTGACCAGAGTCTGGCCTTTTGCCTCAGTAGGATCCTTCAGGGCCTTCTGAGATGAACtgccttcacttcacttcacttccttggTCTTTGGCTCATTATAGCAGAGGGCAGAGAGGCTAGTAAAATCAGCTGAGGACTCTCAGAGGAGAGCAAGCAAGAATTTCAGCTAGgtggaaaggaagggaaaggagttgtttaaaaaaaaaaaaaagcccaggtccagtGAGTGCCTCCTTATACTTTATGAATAAAGTTTATGAATAAACTTCAAGCAGCTTCTCTCTCCCTCTAACCTGCTGTATTTATTTCATGGACTCGTGCCCGGGGCATGGGGGTGCAGTGGAGAAAAACTAGAGTGGATCAGGGCTCCAACCTTAG is part of the Bubalus kerabau isolate K-KA32 ecotype Philippines breed swamp buffalo chromosome 4, PCC_UOA_SB_1v2, whole genome shotgun sequence genome and harbors:
- the NUDT2 gene encoding bis(5'-nucleosyl)-tetraphosphatase [asymmetrical] isoform X1, coding for MALRACGLIIFRRRLIPKVDNTAIEFLLLQASDGIHHWTPPKGHVEPGESDLETALRETQEEAGIEAGQLTIIEGFRRELRYVAREKPKIVIYWLAEVKDCDVEVRLSREHQAYRWLELEDACQLAQFEEMKAALQEGHQFLCSTAT
- the NUDT2 gene encoding bis(5'-nucleosyl)-tetraphosphatase [asymmetrical] isoform X2, producing MKRAPEKNRAEVWGRPTSTSRSSILDQTCQIYGHVEPGESDLETALRETQEEAGIEAGQLTIIEGFRRELRYVAREKPKIVIYWLAEVKDCDVEVRLSREHQAYRWLELEDACQLAQFEEMKAALQEGHQFLCSTAT